The Centroberyx gerrardi isolate f3 chromosome 24, fCenGer3.hap1.cur.20231027, whole genome shotgun sequence genome includes a region encoding these proteins:
- the LOC139932411 gene encoding metalloproteinase inhibitor 3 translates to MQSVYRHLLSVLLVFSSLQLHRLADGCSCALTHPQDAYCNSDIVIRAKVVGKKLLKDGPFGTMRYTVKQMKMYKGFDKVQHVQHIYTDSSDSLCGVKFDINKYQYLITGRVYEEKVYTGLCNFNERWERLSLAQKKGINHRYQLGCNCRIKPCHHLPCFVTSKSECLWTDMLSHFGYPGYQSRHYACIQQKEGYCSWYRGMTGRDKTTINATDP, encoded by the exons ATGCAGTCGGTGTACCGGCATCTGTTGAGCGTGCTGCTCGTGTTCAGCAGCCTGCAGCTTCACCGGCTGGCGGACGGCTGCTCGTGCGCCCTGACGCACCCGCAAGATGCCTACTGCAACTCCGACATAG TGATTCGTGCCAAAGTGGTGGGGAAGAAGCTGCTGAAAGACGGACCTTTTGGAACGATGCGCTACACAGTCAAACAGATGAAG ATGTACAAAGGATTCGACAAAGTGCAGCACGTGCAGCACATCTACACGGACTCCTCGGATAGTCTCTGCGGCGTCAAGTTCGACATCAACAAATACCAGTACCTGATCACAG GGCGTGTGTATGAAGAGAAAGTCTACACCGGTCTGTGCAACTTCAACGAGCGATGGGAGCGGCTGTCGCTGGCCCAGAAGAAAGGCATCAACCACCGCTACCAGCTGGGCTGCAACTGCAGG atcaagCCCTGCCACCACCTGCCGTGCTTCGTCACCTCAAAGAGCGAGTGCCTGTGGACGGACATGCTGTCCCACTTCGGCTACCCCGGCTACCAGTCCCGGCACTACGCCTGCATCCAGCAGAAGGAGGGCTACTGCAGCTGGTACCGGGGCATGACCGGCCGCGACAAAACCACCATCAACGCCACCGACCCCTGA